From Aedes albopictus strain Foshan chromosome 1, AalbF5, whole genome shotgun sequence, one genomic window encodes:
- the LOC109429315 gene encoding uncharacterized protein LOC109429315 — protein MGVSVHNVSLDSVFSSLGRNHILRCYTCSQYSPFLIYLGYNEKAVQFCREAKDIQLFCPICSPNPVLYQHLHPGESLFRADSILNDQRLLNLLADYVSEDDPYATEDRIIITENTQLCSPYKAVAKRMAPKSHKLKLLMNLFPEAHRMRNEHYVDREDLCESMKRKYHDVCVSYMDISEAGGSQLIDNFDILIDKTPMVIGQRHHSRIPTVPAVMVTEPSPLPEPEPVLLSDSDREIRAVGSDDESEIGSVASGGSGTHFLISGSDITVVSEVQISSEEPAGNWDIHPSSQSQSQHLSRRSSQIVLAEGQSSSTSQSVDISSQSVIGGGKQSELSYGSDSSDSCVIDFPSAPRAPPRRRPPSADDGQQPGPSNVKRRRVSPRGNRPMNPSPEEFQRNPHAGGRVPRVDGG, from the exons ATGGGTGTTTCCGTGCATAACGTATCGCTAGATTCAGTGTTTTCGTCTCTAGGTAGGAACCACATCCTGCGCTGCTACACCTGCAGTCAATATTCGCCGTTTCTGATTTACCTCGGCTACAACGAGAAAGCGGTCCAATTCTGCCGCGAAGCGAAG GATATTCAACTGTTCTGCCCGATCTGTTCCCCCAATCCGGTTCTCTACCAGCATCTCCACCCGGGAGAAAGTCTTTTCCGGGCGGATAGCATTCTGAATGACCAGCGGCTGCTAAATTTGCTAGCCGATTATGTGTCGGAGGACGATCCTTATGCCACCGAGGATCGTATCATCATTACGGAGAACACTCAGCTTTGCTCCCCGTACAAAGCGGTGGCCAAACGGATGGCTCCCAAATCGCACAAGCTGAAACTACTGATGAATCTGTTCCCGGAGGCGCATCGAATGCGGAACGAACATTACGTCGACCGGGAAGATCTTTGTGAAAGCATGAAACGGAAATACCACGACGTCTGCGTCAGTTACATGGACATCTCGGAAGCTGGCGGCAGCCAGCTGATCGACAACTTCGACATCCTGATCGACAAAACTCCGATGGTGATCGGACAGAGGCATCACAGTAGAATTCCGACTGTTCCCGCTGTGATGGTAACGGAGCCATCACCTCTGCCagaaccggaaccggttctgctgAGTGATTCCGACAGGGAGATTCGTGCTGTCG GTTCAGACGACGAAAGCGAAATCGGGTCGGTCGCCTCGGGAGGCAGTGGGACGCACTTCTTAATCAGCGGGAGTGACATTACCGTGGTTAGCGAGGTTCAAATATCGTCGGAAGAGCCCGCAGGCAACTGGGACATCCATCCGTCGTCTCAATCGCAGTCCCAACACCTCAGTCGCCGCTCATCGCAGATAGTGCTCGCCGAAGGCCAGTCTTCGTCCACATCGCAATCGGTGGACATAAGCTCCCAGTCGGTGATCGGTGGTGGTAAACAATCGGAACTGTCCTACGGGTCGGACAGTTCAGACAGCTGTGTCATAGATTTCCCTTCTGCGCCCCGTGCTCCGCCACGACGGCGGCCTCCGTCGGCTGACGATGGGCAACAGCCGGGCCCAAGCAATGTCAAGCGCCGCCGGGTGAGTCCCCGGGGAAATCGAC CAATGAATCCATCTCCGGAAGAGTTCCAACGAAATCCGCACGCAGGCGGTCGAGTTCCCCGCGTGGACGGTGGTTAG